The genomic segment ttttcgaactgctaggttggcagaagctggagctaacagcgggcgctcactccgctccggggatttgaacctgggacctttcggtctgctagttcagcagctcagtgctttaatgcacctcgccactggggctccttaactGCTTTATATGACAGTGTTTATCTAGGCTGCTGTGTCCATGTGGTTGAAAATGctgctttttaatttttgctcTTCCACAGCATTTTATATAAGCAAACAATACAGTTAACTTGAGAATTTAGTTCTTAGAAGACTTTAGAAAGCATTTCTGAGAAAAGCAAAAttgattaatattaatattataatcatctgtgtttatatcctgcttttctattCAGAACCTTGAATCAAGATGCAAATACAGCATAGGAAAAACATACAACGAACTCTCATTGAAATGTAATTAAACATGGGAGTGGGTTGGACAgatgcccttgtggtctcttccagctctctgCTTCTGCATTAAATACATTGTGCTGTAAACCCTTGTATCTGTGTGTTTAGGCCACCCAGGAAGATACCTTTGGTGCCAGAAAACCTACTGAAGAAAAGGAAGGCCTATCAGGCAATCAAGGCCACCCAAGCAAAGCAGGCCTTGGAGGACAAGAGAAAGGTAGGGGAGATGTCATATAAGACCAGTATATACTTTGCTGTATTTATGTTCTGTGAAGACTGAAAGCATTTGTTATTTTAAGGGAAATAATttcactacaccattgtatacaatgggacaagcattcatggattttctgttctggaaccaaaccacagcagataCTGCAGGTCCACTGTATTAAatttaatgaaaataaatatgtgtggaaaattatttttttaaataaagaaccaGATATAGATGAAAATGAGGTTTGGTGAGAAATAGTTGGGGAAGTAAATAAGTAATAGTATATCTGTCTTAACGCTTACGGAAGGCACATGTTTTCTTATTTCGGagcctggctggctggctggggtCATGGCCAGTAGCTTGTTGGCACTTTTAAGCCTCTTGTTCTAAGGGTAAGACTCTTCTTGTGTTCTGTTGCTCTCAGACTGATGTTTATGCTTTTAACATCAATTTAATTCCTTTAAAAGTTTGCCCTGTAGTTCCGGGTtgtgcccaataataataataacaacaacaaaaacaacaacagtcagGGCAAATATGTTGTCTGTAACATCCTGATTTTATGGATGATTTAAACTAGGATATATAGCTGATATACTGGAGGCTGCAGGTGAAAATCAAGTTATTCAAGATGGCATAAAAGACACTCCTTGATATGGTGAATTCTGTGTAGTTTGGATTTACCTTTGTCAAAACAGTGACAGTGAAGTCTGATATGATGGAAGCAATTTAATCTTAACTATTTTGTGGAATTTCAGTTGATTTTATGTCTTCATCAAACCCCGTTACTCCTAGTTTACTTTTCTTGATTGACTCTGTTGCTGTGTTGAGAAAGTCCCTGTCTCATCTCAACCTTTCATATATAGTTTGTTAAACCCCTTATATAGTAACTGTGCTTTTCCTTAGTTTATAACAGTTAGTGTCTCACTGATAAACAAATGTTTACCATTAGGAAAAGCTACATTGCTTCAAGTATTACATGAAAACCTGGGTGATGTCCTAGTTGTGATGTTATGACTAACATTAAGTTATAACTTTATCTTAGCACCAGAAGGGGAAACAGATTAAATTCAAGCGACTTGAAACATTTTTGCGAGACTCTCATCGGAAACGCAGAGATGATGTCCGTCTGCGACGCATGGAACGTAAGCCTGGTTTGGTGCTAGAGCCTGAGGAGGGACACAAACTGGCATTTGTTGTACGGATTGCAGAGTAAGACATGAGTCATTCATTATCTGTGGGATTATTTTGTTTTGCTCACATATCTTTTGATTTGTGCTGATTTAataggaaaattttaaaaatgtgtctgtGAGCATACTGTTAACAATGGGAGagctagtagtacagtagagccccgcttatccgacttctgcttatccgacactccgtattatctgacACGCAGGGCGCCCTCGCTCACCCCCTCCCGGGCCAGCGCAGCAAAGGTGGCAGCAGTCATTTTCCCCTGCTCTCTTACTCACTCACTAGGCCGGGTCCTGGGTCTGCTGCCACTGTCGCTGTTGCTTCCGGGACCGCCTGGTGAGttagtgagcgagggagggctctcgctcattcactcactcaccaTGCTGGGTCCTGGTTCTACCCTTGCTGCCGGAAGCAGGCCTGGTGAGTGAGACAATGAGCGAGGGAGGGCGAGTGGGAAGCAAAGGAGCAGTGGCGGGGCACCTTCTAAGCCTTGCttgtcctctttctcctcctctccctccagagCCAGCCTGtcgagggagaagaggagggggatTGTGAGGATCAACGGCGGCGGGGCAccttccaagcctcgcttgtcctcttcctcctgcagGCTGGctctggagggagaggaggaggaggaggaagagaaagaggacaaGTGAGGCTTGGAAGGTGCCCTGCCGTTGTTCCTCGTGATCTCCCTCCTCCCTCGGAAGAAGAGGATGACGACGATGAGGAGAAGGAGCCTCTTCCCCAGCAACGGGAagaggctccttcttctgccaccctCCCTATTATCTGACAGTTTTGATTATCTGTCAATCTGCCTGCCAGTTTAAGTCTGATAATCaagactactgtatatggcatTACTAAAGATTTTTGAAGTGCATTGAATTAAAATTGAATTTGACCTTAAGATATGGCTATTTCAAATATAATGCCTGTGCTATCAAGTTTTTCTTTCGCTGTAAGCTTTTTCTCAGGTTCATTTGACGTGAAGAGTTACTGTTCAGTAACTCAGAGTAAAGTAGATATAAATTTATGAAACTACTTCCAAGAAAATGTAAATTGACAAATGCTTGTGGGGTGGGGAGGTTTTTTGGACTTTAATGGAACATACCCTCGACCAAGAGCGATAGCTACTGAtgtgatttttcttttcctttagaATTAAAGGAGTGAATCTGCAAGTGCGACATGTAATAGAGACCCTACGACTGAGAAAGATTTACAGTGGCACTTTTGTTAAATTGTCACCAGAAACACTAAAGTTGTTACGTACAGTGGAGCCTTACGTAGCATGGGGGTAAGTATTTATTCTGTATGTAGGAATGGCCAAGGGTGGAATTGATCGAGGAAAATGAAATGAATGTGCCTAAGAAGCACCAAGACCTTGAAAGAAATTAacttttgcattattttattggAAATGTCTAGAAAAATCTAAGATGAGTGTAATATAATGTACAATACCCCTCTTGATTCCTCCCTTCTATGTGCCTTTTTCTTGAGGGTGAGACAGCCAGCCAGATAAATGCTTGCTGGAAACATCACACACAGCCAGCAACTGTTATTAAAGATTATTTAACCAAATTATTAAGTTACACCCTAGGCTGA from the Anolis carolinensis isolate JA03-04 chromosome 5, rAnoCar3.1.pri, whole genome shotgun sequence genome contains:
- the rpl7l1 gene encoding ribosomal protein uL30-like; amino-acid sequence: MAALEPPRKIPLVPENLLKKRKAYQAIKATQAKQALEDKRKHQKGKQIKFKRLETFLRDSHRKRRDDVRLRRMERKPGLVLEPEEGHKLAFVVRIAEIKGVNLQVRHVIETLRLRKIYSGTFVKLSPETLKLLRTVEPYVAWGYPNLKSVRELILKRGHAKIKNKKVALTDNILIEEHLGTYGIICLEDLIHEVYSAGEHFHKINTFLWPFHLSVARHAARNKIGFHKEIGDTGFRGSGINQLIRYMN